A genomic stretch from Setaria italica strain Yugu1 chromosome VII, Setaria_italica_v2.0, whole genome shotgun sequence includes:
- the LOC101757515 gene encoding subtilisin-like protease SBT2.5 isoform X1: MCQEFWKGFIQSSSDTTIMAFFKPSLVFCSVLTFLSLNCGPSHVFAKVYMVVMEDDPVISYKVNRKHVMRGEEAQKYKQVATTKHDSFLDSFLPMGSYKKLYSYTHLINGFALHAESEKTVRILSRAKGVRLIQEDIKMVKMTTHTPNYIGASGVWPLLGGAENSGDGVVIGMIDTGIDPKNPSFVSSNLSSQAKSPPASFKGTCRAGNRFPPDSCNGKIVGARWFARAAQATGEFNATVHYASPYDSDGHGSHTASIAAGNFHTPVISGGYSFGYASGMAPGARLAIYKAAYPFGGYMSDVIAAVDQAVEDGVDVISLSMAPSAVSSGPASFLNLLEAQLLLATKAGVSVVQAVGNAGPDENTIVSFSPWILSVAASTTDRKYRKSIIIGNGKAFSCGALSAPTPGETMYPLAWADDVIVENSTDDGWYNKCRDPRIFIKPLVQGKLIVCMFDSSDYYDDISLSSIIDTIQKIGAAGVIITDHSSHDVDIEFEPTFPTTVPSAILLKGSDMRALLRYYNNNTVRDDDGNVVSFGATARILEGRHATYTGESPVVADYSSRGPDVENSQMQPAEVLKPNVMAPGHLIWGAWSPTSTALPEIHGESYALLSGTSMAAPHVAGVAALIKQRHPAWSPAMIMSAIMTTADATDRSGRPLMARGEEGSLDPATPFDMGAGAVNAARALDPGLVFDAGYLDHLQFLCAVPGVDDAAVLRAVGAPCPPPRAGGAARWCSDLNSPSVTVASLVGSRRVERRVTSVGAQNETYAAYVRAPEGVAVRVSPAQFAIAPGATRALRIVLNTTAPGNAFSFGEVVLRGDRKHHVRIPLAVYPAGTLGP, from the exons ATGTGTCAG GAGTTTTGGAAAGGCTTCATACAATCATCCAGTGACACTACCATTATGGCTTTTTTCAAGCCATCTCTGGTGTTCTGTTCGGTTCTTACTTTCCTTAGCCTGAATTGCGGTCCATCTCATGTATTTGCCAAGGTTTATATGGTGGTGATGGAGGATGATCCAGTAATTTCTTACAAAGTGAACCGCAAGCATGTAAT GAGAGGCGAGGAAGCTCAGAAGTACAAACAAGTGGCCACAACTAAGCATGACAGCTTCCTGGACTCATTTCTCCCAATGGGATCTTACAAGAAACTGTACAGTTACACGCACCTGATTAATGGATTTGCTCTCCATGCTGAATCTGAGAAG ACGGTTAGAATTCTTAGCCGTGCAAAAGGAGTTAGACTTATCCAAGAAGACATCAAAATGGTCAAGATGACAACGCACACTCCAAATTACATTGGAGCTAGTGGAGTCTGGCCACTCCTGGGTGGTGCTGAAAATTCTGGTGATGGTGTGGTGATTGGCATGATTGATACCGGCATCGACCCCAAGAACCCAAGCTTTGTTAGCAGCAACTTGTCAAGCCAAGCAAAATCACCACCAGCTAGTTTCAAAGGAACATGTCGTGCTGGGAATAGATTTCCTCCAGATTCATGCAACGGTAAGATAGTGGGAGCTAGGTGGTTTGCACGTGCTGCTCAAGCGACTGGAGAGTTCAATGCTACAGTTCACTATGCATCTCCTTACGATTCAGATGGTCATGGCAG CCACACCGCATCGATTGCAGCTGGGAATTTCCATACGCCAGTAATATCCGGAGGCTACAGCTTTGGGTATGCAAGTGGCATGGCCCCCGGAGCTCG ACTTGCAATCTACAAAGCTGCTTATCCTTTTGGTGGATATATGTCAGATGTGATAGCTGCAGTCGACCAG GCTGTAGAGGATGGTGTGGATGTTATAAGTCTTTCCATGGCTCCTTCTGCAGTTTCATCTGGGCCAGCATCTTTCCTCAATTTGCTTGAGGCACAACTGCTCCTTGCCACCAAAGCTGGAGTCTCAGTTGTTCAAGCAGTTGGCAATGCAGGCCCAGATGAGAACACAATCGTCTCTTTCAGCCCATGGATATTAAGTGTTGCTGCTTCGACAACAGACCGGAAGTATAGAAAATCAATCATAATTGGCAATGGGAAAGCCTTCTCCTGTGGCGCTCTTTCTG CACCAACACCAGGTGAAACAATGTACCCACTAGCATGGGCTGATGATGTGATCGTTGAGAATTCAACTGACGATGGGTGGTATAACAAATGCCGAGATCCAAGGATCTTCATCAAACCTCTTGTCCAGGGAAAGTTGATTGTTTGCATGTTTGACTCATCAGACTACTATGATGACATCAGCCTTTCTAGCATCATTGATACGATTCAGAAAATTGGAGCTGCTGGAGTCATCATCACTGATCATTCTTCGCACGACGTTGACATTGAATTTGAGCCTACATTTCCCACAACAGTGCCTTCAGCTATACTCCTGAAGGGTTCCGACATGCGG GCTCTACTGCGGTACTATAACAACAACACGGTTCGAGATGATGACGGAAACGTTGTGAGCTTCGGAGCCACTGCCCGGATTCTGGAGGGACGGCATGCAACCTACACGGGAGAATCACCCGTCGTCGCCGATTACTCGTCGAGAGGACCGGACGTGGAGAACTCACAGATGCAGCCGGCAGAGGTGCTGAAACCGAACGTCATGGCGCCAGGGCATCTCATATGGGGAGCCTGGAGCCCGACGAGCACCGCCCTGCCAGAGATCCACGGCGAGAGCTACGCGCTGCTGTCGGGCACGAGCATGGCCGCGCCGCACGTCGCCGGGGTGGCTGCCCTGATCAAGCAGAGGCACCCGGCGTGGAGCCCCGCCATGATCATGTCGGCGATCATGACGACCGCGGACGCGACCGACCGGTCGGGGCGGCCCCTGATGGCGAGGGGCGAGGAGGGCTCCCTGGACCCGGCGACGCCGTTCGACATGGGGGCCGGCGCCGTGAACGCGGCGCGCGCCCTGGACCCCGGGCTGGTGTTCGACGCCGGGTACCTGGACCACCTCCAGTTCCTGTGCGCGGTGCCCGGCGTGGACGACGCCGCGGTGCTCCGCGCGGTTGGcgcgccgtgcccgccgccgcgcgcgggcggTGCGGCGCGGTGGTGCTCGGACCTGAACTCGCCGAGCGTGACGGTGGCGAGCCTGGTGGGGTCCCGGCGCGTGGAGCGGCGGGTGACCAGCGTGGGCGCGCAGAACGAGACGTACGCGGCGTACGTGCGCGCGCCTGAGGGCGTGGCGGTGCGCGTGTCGCCGGCGCAGTTCGCCATCGCGCCCGGCGCGACGCGGGCGCTGCGGATCGTGCTCAACACCACCGCGCCAGGGAACGCATTCAGCTTCGGGGAGGTGGTGCTCAGGGGCGACAGGAAGCACCACGTCCGGATCCCCCTCGCCGTCTACCCCGCCGGGACGCTGGGCCCGTGA
- the LOC101757515 gene encoding subtilisin-like protease SBT2.5 isoform X2, which translates to MCQVYMVVMEDDPVISYKVNRKHVMRGEEAQKYKQVATTKHDSFLDSFLPMGSYKKLYSYTHLINGFALHAESEKTVRILSRAKGVRLIQEDIKMVKMTTHTPNYIGASGVWPLLGGAENSGDGVVIGMIDTGIDPKNPSFVSSNLSSQAKSPPASFKGTCRAGNRFPPDSCNGKIVGARWFARAAQATGEFNATVHYASPYDSDGHGSHTASIAAGNFHTPVISGGYSFGYASGMAPGARLAIYKAAYPFGGYMSDVIAAVDQAVEDGVDVISLSMAPSAVSSGPASFLNLLEAQLLLATKAGVSVVQAVGNAGPDENTIVSFSPWILSVAASTTDRKYRKSIIIGNGKAFSCGALSAPTPGETMYPLAWADDVIVENSTDDGWYNKCRDPRIFIKPLVQGKLIVCMFDSSDYYDDISLSSIIDTIQKIGAAGVIITDHSSHDVDIEFEPTFPTTVPSAILLKGSDMRALLRYYNNNTVRDDDGNVVSFGATARILEGRHATYTGESPVVADYSSRGPDVENSQMQPAEVLKPNVMAPGHLIWGAWSPTSTALPEIHGESYALLSGTSMAAPHVAGVAALIKQRHPAWSPAMIMSAIMTTADATDRSGRPLMARGEEGSLDPATPFDMGAGAVNAARALDPGLVFDAGYLDHLQFLCAVPGVDDAAVLRAVGAPCPPPRAGGAARWCSDLNSPSVTVASLVGSRRVERRVTSVGAQNETYAAYVRAPEGVAVRVSPAQFAIAPGATRALRIVLNTTAPGNAFSFGEVVLRGDRKHHVRIPLAVYPAGTLGP; encoded by the exons ATGTGTCAG GTTTATATGGTGGTGATGGAGGATGATCCAGTAATTTCTTACAAAGTGAACCGCAAGCATGTAAT GAGAGGCGAGGAAGCTCAGAAGTACAAACAAGTGGCCACAACTAAGCATGACAGCTTCCTGGACTCATTTCTCCCAATGGGATCTTACAAGAAACTGTACAGTTACACGCACCTGATTAATGGATTTGCTCTCCATGCTGAATCTGAGAAG ACGGTTAGAATTCTTAGCCGTGCAAAAGGAGTTAGACTTATCCAAGAAGACATCAAAATGGTCAAGATGACAACGCACACTCCAAATTACATTGGAGCTAGTGGAGTCTGGCCACTCCTGGGTGGTGCTGAAAATTCTGGTGATGGTGTGGTGATTGGCATGATTGATACCGGCATCGACCCCAAGAACCCAAGCTTTGTTAGCAGCAACTTGTCAAGCCAAGCAAAATCACCACCAGCTAGTTTCAAAGGAACATGTCGTGCTGGGAATAGATTTCCTCCAGATTCATGCAACGGTAAGATAGTGGGAGCTAGGTGGTTTGCACGTGCTGCTCAAGCGACTGGAGAGTTCAATGCTACAGTTCACTATGCATCTCCTTACGATTCAGATGGTCATGGCAG CCACACCGCATCGATTGCAGCTGGGAATTTCCATACGCCAGTAATATCCGGAGGCTACAGCTTTGGGTATGCAAGTGGCATGGCCCCCGGAGCTCG ACTTGCAATCTACAAAGCTGCTTATCCTTTTGGTGGATATATGTCAGATGTGATAGCTGCAGTCGACCAG GCTGTAGAGGATGGTGTGGATGTTATAAGTCTTTCCATGGCTCCTTCTGCAGTTTCATCTGGGCCAGCATCTTTCCTCAATTTGCTTGAGGCACAACTGCTCCTTGCCACCAAAGCTGGAGTCTCAGTTGTTCAAGCAGTTGGCAATGCAGGCCCAGATGAGAACACAATCGTCTCTTTCAGCCCATGGATATTAAGTGTTGCTGCTTCGACAACAGACCGGAAGTATAGAAAATCAATCATAATTGGCAATGGGAAAGCCTTCTCCTGTGGCGCTCTTTCTG CACCAACACCAGGTGAAACAATGTACCCACTAGCATGGGCTGATGATGTGATCGTTGAGAATTCAACTGACGATGGGTGGTATAACAAATGCCGAGATCCAAGGATCTTCATCAAACCTCTTGTCCAGGGAAAGTTGATTGTTTGCATGTTTGACTCATCAGACTACTATGATGACATCAGCCTTTCTAGCATCATTGATACGATTCAGAAAATTGGAGCTGCTGGAGTCATCATCACTGATCATTCTTCGCACGACGTTGACATTGAATTTGAGCCTACATTTCCCACAACAGTGCCTTCAGCTATACTCCTGAAGGGTTCCGACATGCGG GCTCTACTGCGGTACTATAACAACAACACGGTTCGAGATGATGACGGAAACGTTGTGAGCTTCGGAGCCACTGCCCGGATTCTGGAGGGACGGCATGCAACCTACACGGGAGAATCACCCGTCGTCGCCGATTACTCGTCGAGAGGACCGGACGTGGAGAACTCACAGATGCAGCCGGCAGAGGTGCTGAAACCGAACGTCATGGCGCCAGGGCATCTCATATGGGGAGCCTGGAGCCCGACGAGCACCGCCCTGCCAGAGATCCACGGCGAGAGCTACGCGCTGCTGTCGGGCACGAGCATGGCCGCGCCGCACGTCGCCGGGGTGGCTGCCCTGATCAAGCAGAGGCACCCGGCGTGGAGCCCCGCCATGATCATGTCGGCGATCATGACGACCGCGGACGCGACCGACCGGTCGGGGCGGCCCCTGATGGCGAGGGGCGAGGAGGGCTCCCTGGACCCGGCGACGCCGTTCGACATGGGGGCCGGCGCCGTGAACGCGGCGCGCGCCCTGGACCCCGGGCTGGTGTTCGACGCCGGGTACCTGGACCACCTCCAGTTCCTGTGCGCGGTGCCCGGCGTGGACGACGCCGCGGTGCTCCGCGCGGTTGGcgcgccgtgcccgccgccgcgcgcgggcggTGCGGCGCGGTGGTGCTCGGACCTGAACTCGCCGAGCGTGACGGTGGCGAGCCTGGTGGGGTCCCGGCGCGTGGAGCGGCGGGTGACCAGCGTGGGCGCGCAGAACGAGACGTACGCGGCGTACGTGCGCGCGCCTGAGGGCGTGGCGGTGCGCGTGTCGCCGGCGCAGTTCGCCATCGCGCCCGGCGCGACGCGGGCGCTGCGGATCGTGCTCAACACCACCGCGCCAGGGAACGCATTCAGCTTCGGGGAGGTGGTGCTCAGGGGCGACAGGAAGCACCACGTCCGGATCCCCCTCGCCGTCTACCCCGCCGGGACGCTGGGCCCGTGA
- the LOC101757515 gene encoding subtilisin-like protease SBT2.5 isoform X3 codes for MGSYKKLYSYTHLINGFALHAESEKTVRILSRAKGVRLIQEDIKMVKMTTHTPNYIGASGVWPLLGGAENSGDGVVIGMIDTGIDPKNPSFVSSNLSSQAKSPPASFKGTCRAGNRFPPDSCNGKIVGARWFARAAQATGEFNATVHYASPYDSDGHGSHTASIAAGNFHTPVISGGYSFGYASGMAPGARLAIYKAAYPFGGYMSDVIAAVDQAVEDGVDVISLSMAPSAVSSGPASFLNLLEAQLLLATKAGVSVVQAVGNAGPDENTIVSFSPWILSVAASTTDRKYRKSIIIGNGKAFSCGALSAPTPGETMYPLAWADDVIVENSTDDGWYNKCRDPRIFIKPLVQGKLIVCMFDSSDYYDDISLSSIIDTIQKIGAAGVIITDHSSHDVDIEFEPTFPTTVPSAILLKGSDMRALLRYYNNNTVRDDDGNVVSFGATARILEGRHATYTGESPVVADYSSRGPDVENSQMQPAEVLKPNVMAPGHLIWGAWSPTSTALPEIHGESYALLSGTSMAAPHVAGVAALIKQRHPAWSPAMIMSAIMTTADATDRSGRPLMARGEEGSLDPATPFDMGAGAVNAARALDPGLVFDAGYLDHLQFLCAVPGVDDAAVLRAVGAPCPPPRAGGAARWCSDLNSPSVTVASLVGSRRVERRVTSVGAQNETYAAYVRAPEGVAVRVSPAQFAIAPGATRALRIVLNTTAPGNAFSFGEVVLRGDRKHHVRIPLAVYPAGTLGP; via the exons ATGGGATCTTACAAGAAACTGTACAGTTACACGCACCTGATTAATGGATTTGCTCTCCATGCTGAATCTGAGAAG ACGGTTAGAATTCTTAGCCGTGCAAAAGGAGTTAGACTTATCCAAGAAGACATCAAAATGGTCAAGATGACAACGCACACTCCAAATTACATTGGAGCTAGTGGAGTCTGGCCACTCCTGGGTGGTGCTGAAAATTCTGGTGATGGTGTGGTGATTGGCATGATTGATACCGGCATCGACCCCAAGAACCCAAGCTTTGTTAGCAGCAACTTGTCAAGCCAAGCAAAATCACCACCAGCTAGTTTCAAAGGAACATGTCGTGCTGGGAATAGATTTCCTCCAGATTCATGCAACGGTAAGATAGTGGGAGCTAGGTGGTTTGCACGTGCTGCTCAAGCGACTGGAGAGTTCAATGCTACAGTTCACTATGCATCTCCTTACGATTCAGATGGTCATGGCAG CCACACCGCATCGATTGCAGCTGGGAATTTCCATACGCCAGTAATATCCGGAGGCTACAGCTTTGGGTATGCAAGTGGCATGGCCCCCGGAGCTCG ACTTGCAATCTACAAAGCTGCTTATCCTTTTGGTGGATATATGTCAGATGTGATAGCTGCAGTCGACCAG GCTGTAGAGGATGGTGTGGATGTTATAAGTCTTTCCATGGCTCCTTCTGCAGTTTCATCTGGGCCAGCATCTTTCCTCAATTTGCTTGAGGCACAACTGCTCCTTGCCACCAAAGCTGGAGTCTCAGTTGTTCAAGCAGTTGGCAATGCAGGCCCAGATGAGAACACAATCGTCTCTTTCAGCCCATGGATATTAAGTGTTGCTGCTTCGACAACAGACCGGAAGTATAGAAAATCAATCATAATTGGCAATGGGAAAGCCTTCTCCTGTGGCGCTCTTTCTG CACCAACACCAGGTGAAACAATGTACCCACTAGCATGGGCTGATGATGTGATCGTTGAGAATTCAACTGACGATGGGTGGTATAACAAATGCCGAGATCCAAGGATCTTCATCAAACCTCTTGTCCAGGGAAAGTTGATTGTTTGCATGTTTGACTCATCAGACTACTATGATGACATCAGCCTTTCTAGCATCATTGATACGATTCAGAAAATTGGAGCTGCTGGAGTCATCATCACTGATCATTCTTCGCACGACGTTGACATTGAATTTGAGCCTACATTTCCCACAACAGTGCCTTCAGCTATACTCCTGAAGGGTTCCGACATGCGG GCTCTACTGCGGTACTATAACAACAACACGGTTCGAGATGATGACGGAAACGTTGTGAGCTTCGGAGCCACTGCCCGGATTCTGGAGGGACGGCATGCAACCTACACGGGAGAATCACCCGTCGTCGCCGATTACTCGTCGAGAGGACCGGACGTGGAGAACTCACAGATGCAGCCGGCAGAGGTGCTGAAACCGAACGTCATGGCGCCAGGGCATCTCATATGGGGAGCCTGGAGCCCGACGAGCACCGCCCTGCCAGAGATCCACGGCGAGAGCTACGCGCTGCTGTCGGGCACGAGCATGGCCGCGCCGCACGTCGCCGGGGTGGCTGCCCTGATCAAGCAGAGGCACCCGGCGTGGAGCCCCGCCATGATCATGTCGGCGATCATGACGACCGCGGACGCGACCGACCGGTCGGGGCGGCCCCTGATGGCGAGGGGCGAGGAGGGCTCCCTGGACCCGGCGACGCCGTTCGACATGGGGGCCGGCGCCGTGAACGCGGCGCGCGCCCTGGACCCCGGGCTGGTGTTCGACGCCGGGTACCTGGACCACCTCCAGTTCCTGTGCGCGGTGCCCGGCGTGGACGACGCCGCGGTGCTCCGCGCGGTTGGcgcgccgtgcccgccgccgcgcgcgggcggTGCGGCGCGGTGGTGCTCGGACCTGAACTCGCCGAGCGTGACGGTGGCGAGCCTGGTGGGGTCCCGGCGCGTGGAGCGGCGGGTGACCAGCGTGGGCGCGCAGAACGAGACGTACGCGGCGTACGTGCGCGCGCCTGAGGGCGTGGCGGTGCGCGTGTCGCCGGCGCAGTTCGCCATCGCGCCCGGCGCGACGCGGGCGCTGCGGATCGTGCTCAACACCACCGCGCCAGGGAACGCATTCAGCTTCGGGGAGGTGGTGCTCAGGGGCGACAGGAAGCACCACGTCCGGATCCCCCTCGCCGTCTACCCCGCCGGGACGCTGGGCCCGTGA
- the LOC101755619 gene encoding glutamate dehydrogenase 2, mitochondrial, translating to MNALAATSRNFRRAARLLGLDSKLEKSLLIPFREIKVECTIPMDDGSLSSFVGFRVQHDNARGPMKGGIRYHPEVDPDEVNALAQLMTWKTAVAAVPYGGAKGGIGCSPGELSRSELERLTRVFTQKIHDLIGTHTDVPAPDMGTNAQTMAWMLDEYSKFHGHSPAVVTGKPIDLGGSLGRDAATGRGVMYATEALLAEYGKSISGSTFVIQGFGNVGSWAAQLIHERGGKIVALGDVTGSIKNKAGIDIPALMKHRNDGGALKDFHGAQVMDSTELLVHDCDVLVPCALGGVLNKDNAPDVKAKFIIEAANHPTDPEADEILAKKGVIVLPDIYANSGGVIVSYFEWVQNIQGFMWDEEKVNNELEKYMSSAFQHLKAMCKSLDCDLRMGAFTLGVNRVARATLLRGWEA from the exons ATGAACGCGCTCGCCGCCACCAGCCGCAACTTCCGGCGGGCCGCGAGGCTGCTTGGCCTCGACTCCAAGCTCGAGAAGAGCCTGCTCATCCCGTTCCGCGAGATCAAG GTGGAATGCACCATCCCCATGGACGACGGCTCCTTGTCGTCCTTCGTGGGGTTCCGCGTGCAGCATGACAACGCTCGCGGGCCGATGAAAGGCGGCATCCGCTACCACCCTGAG GTTGATCCAGATGAAGTAAACGCACTTGCTCAACTGATGACATGGAAGACAGCTGTTGCAGCAGTACCTTATGGTGGAGCAAAGGGAGGGATTGGGTGCTCTCCTGGTGAACTAAGTAGAAGTGAGTTGGAGCGGTTGACTCGTGTATTTACACAGAAAATCCATGATCTTATCGGTACTCATACGGATGTCCCAGCTCCTGACATGGGGACCAATGCACAG ACCATGGCATGGATGTTAGATGAGTACTCGAAGTTCCATGGCCACTCCCCTGCAGTTGTCACAGGGAAGCCAATA GATCTTGGTGGATCATTGGGCAGGGATGCAGCCACAGGGCGGGGTGTGATGTATGCTACTGAGGCTCTCCTGGCTGAATATGGAAAATCCATATCTGGATCGACTTTTGTTATTCAG GGTTTCGGTAATGTTGGTTCATGGGCTGCACAACTTATCCATGAGAGGGGCGGTAAGATAGTTGCCCTTGGGGATGTGACAGGTTCAATCAAAAACAAGGCTGGCATAGACATACCTGCTCTGATGAAGCACAGGAATGACGGTGGTGCTTTGAAAGATTTTCATGGTGCCCAAGTTATGGATTCTACTGAGTTGCTAGTGCACGACTGTGATGTTCTTGTCCCATGTGCCTTAGGTGGAGTTCTTAACAA GGACAATGCGCCAGACGTGAAGGCCAAGTTTATAATTGAAGCTGCTAACCATCCAACTGATCCAGAGGCAGATGAG ATTCTCGCCAAGAAGGGAGTAATTGTATTACCTGATATCTATGCTAATTCTGGTGGTGTGATAGTTAGCTACTTTGAGTGGGTTCAG AACATTCAGGGTTTCATGTGGGATGAAGAGAAAGTGAACAATGAACTAGAAAAGTATATGAGCAGTGCTTTTCAACACCTCAAGGCCATGTGCAAGTCTTTAGATTGCGACCTTAGGATGGGGGCATTCACCTTAGGAGTTAATAGGGTTGCCCGCGCCACCCTCTTGAGAGGCTGGGAGGCTTGA
- the LOC111258005 gene encoding uncharacterized protein LOC111258005, with amino-acid sequence MVDGVEVDAGQAAKRSKATDEEGKTPPPVGAVRKQRQPTPDHPPYCWMIGEAIDALGGSEEDSISAFIRARHPGVPAAHDRLLRHYLDKHVAEGFFMCTAAGLYLRSPDENTAEELPVEPAAAGSSEEAKRGRGRPRKDVSASMSPAGKKDGARSATPKPRGRRRATAGLATDEGCVPTSPVSVANKDGSQAASSTPKRRGQRRAVAPQSATEDSVPASLVAVADKKDGSQAAFSTPKRRGQRRAVAPQSATEDSVPASPVDVADKKDGTGSQAVSSTPKRRGRLRKLGMTTTTDSYGKTLVEGKKGGCEAPDTTIQEHEPRRELAQVIVGDGPATTSIMDKASAEVPPTTPVEGRQPLELALVNTTDVPVPAPAPAMDKDSRDAPSFNLALVAKNDSICATSFAPESSSQACELALVVADDGPVPVLVADKKDGVGEAPSATNKRVRQPRKVGSAPTAGEKAGSKALPDTPKGRRQQCKPAVVAPDGSALTPVAGKKKASPKLARVTAGGCSTPASVAKKDGIEARELYPLTADEIPDDPSCCLLALPCLTTAAANA; translated from the exons ATGGTCGACGGCGTCGAGGTGGACGCGGGGCAAGCAGCGAAGCGGAGCAAGGCGACGGATGAGGAGGggaagacgccgccgccggtagGGGCCGTGCGGAAACAGCGGCAACCCACGCCGGATCACCCACCCTACTGCTGG ATGATCGGCGAGGCGATCGACGCGctcggtggctcagaggaggaCTCCATCTCGGCTTTCATCCGCGCCAGGCACCCCGGGGTGCCCGCGGCGCACGACAGGCTCCTCCGTCACTACCTCGACAAGCACGTCGCCGAGGGCTTCTTCATGTGCACCGCGGCGGGCCTGTACTTGCGCAGCCCCGACGAGAACACGGCTGAGGAGCTCCCGGTGGAGCCGGCCGCTGCGGGCTCCTCCGAGGAGGCCAAGCGTGGCCGAGGCCGGCCGCGGAAAGATGTCTCGGCTTCGATGTCGCCTGCCGGCAAGAAGGATGGGGCTCGGTCTGCGACACCCAAGCCCCGCGGGAGGCGTCGCGCCACTGCCGGACTAGCCACTGATGAGGGATGTGTTCCAACATCACCAGTGTCTGTTGCCAACAAGGACGGAAGCCAGGCAGCGTCCTCAACGCCTAAGCGCCGAGGACAGCGTCGCGCTGTGGCGCCACAGTCCGCTACCGAGGACTCTGTTCCAGCATCACTGGTTGCTGTTGCTGACAAGAAGGACGGAAGCCAGGCAGCGTTCTCAACGCCTAAGCGCCGAGGACAGCGTCGCGCCGTGGCGCCACAGTCCGCTACCGAGGACTCTGTTCCAGCATCACCGGTTGATGTTGCTGACAAGAAGGACGGAACCGGAAGCCAGGCAGTGTCCTCGACGCCCAAGCGCCGTGGCCGGCTTCGCAAGCTGGGGATGACCACGACCACCGATAGCTATGGCAAAACACTGGTTGAAGGCAAGAAAGGCGGTTGTGAGGCTCCCGACACTACGATCCAGGAGCATGAGCCACGGCGTGAGCTTGCACAGGTGATCGTCGGTGACGGCCCAGCCACAACATCGATCATGGACAAGGCAAGCGCCGAGGTGCCTCCAACTACGCCCGTTGAGGGTCGTCAGCCTCTCGAGCTGGCCCTGGTGAACACCACCGACGTACCTGTGCCTGCGCCAGCACCTGCCATGGACAAGGACAGCCGTGATGCTCCATCGTTCAACCTGGCACTGGTGGCCAAGAATGACAGCATTTGCGCAACGTCCTTTGCACCGGAGTCCAGCAGCCAAGCTTGCGAGCTGGCGCTTGTGGTTGCTGATGACGGCCCTGTTCCGGTGTTGGTTGCTGACAAGAAGGATGGCGTTGGGGAGGCTCCATCTGCAACCAACAAGCGTGTTCGTCAGCCTCGCAAGGTGGGATCTGCCCCAACTGCAGGAGAGAAGGCTGGCAGCAAGGCTCTGCCAGATACACCCAAGGGCCGTCGCCAGCAGTGCAAACCGGCGGTGGTGGCTCCCGACGGCTCTGCTCTTACACCAGTTGCAGGCAAGAAGAAGGCATCGCCCAAGCTGGCACGGGTAACTGCCGGTGGCTGCTCTACTCCAGCATCAGTTGCTAAGAAGGACGGCATCGAGGCTCGCGAATTGTACCCATTGACAGCTGACGAGATACCAGATGATCCCTCGTGCTGTTTGCTCGCGCTGCCTTGTCTGACGACAGCGGCAGCAAACGCGTAG